The following nucleotide sequence is from Saccharothrix texasensis.
CCGAGCTGGCCGTGGTCGTGCGCGAGCCGGTGCCGGCGGAGCCCGGCACGGTGCGCGGTCCGAACCCGCGCACCTCCGGCGACGCCGTGCGCGCGGCGCTGGTGGACGCGCGGCACGGCCTGGTGACCGGGGTGTTGCGCATCGGCGACCTGCCACTGGCGGCGGCCGCGGCCCAGCTCGTGCCCGAGGGCCAGGGGCGGCAGGCCGGGTTCGGCCGCACGGGCGACTTCGCCGAGGCCGAGCGGGTGGCGTTGTTCGAGTCGGTGGAACGGCACGCCGGGATGCGCCCGCGCCGGGTGCGGACCGTGCTGGAGGCGTCGTTCGCCGAGCTGGGCCCGTCCCGCGCGCTGGACCCGGTCCGGTTGGGCCTGCCGGACCACCCGTCGCCGCACATCACCCCGTACTCCGCCGAGGCGCGCACGAAGTGGGTGCACGGGTGGTCGTACACGCACGGCAGACCGGTCGCGGTGCCGGAGCACGCCGTCTACTGGGGCTTGGGCCGCGGGACGGGAGCGCGGTTCCTGGACGAGACGTCCAACGGCTGCGGCACGGGCAACAGCCTCACCGAAGCGGTGCTGCACGGGTTGTTCGAGGTCGCCGAGCGCGACGCGTTCCTGATGGCCTGGTACGCCCGCCGCCCGTTGCCCGAGCTGGAGGTCCGGGACGACTTCGTCGCCCACCTGGCCGACCGGGTGGCGCAACTGGGCTATGCGTTGGAGTTCTACGACGCCACCACCGAGCTGGACGTGCCGTCGGTGCTCTCCCTGGCCCGCCACACCGGTCCGGGACCGCTGTCGCCGCGGGCGTTCTTCGCCGCCGGCGCGGGCCTGGACCCCGCCGGCGCGGTGCGCGCGGCGGCGGCCGAGGTGGTGATGGACGTCGAGTCGGCGGCGCGGCGCTTCCGGACCAACCCCGAGGAGTACGACCGGGACCGGCTGCTGCGGATGCTCCGGGAACCCGGGCTGATCCGCACCATGGAGGACCACGTCACCGTCAACGGCCTGCCCGAGGCCGCCGACCGGTACGACTTCCTGCGACCGGGCGACCCGGTGGCGGCGACCGTGCCCGACGTGCCGCGCGACGACCTCGACGCGCTGCTGGAGCACTACGTGCGCAAGTTGGCCGCGCTGGAGCTGGAGGTGATCGCGGTGGACCAGACCGACCCGGTGGTGCGCGACCGGTTGGGCCTGCACTCGGCCAAGGTGATCGTCCCCGGCACGCTGCCGATGACGTTCGGCGAGCTCAACCGCCGCACGCACGGCATCGGCCGGCTGCGCGCCGACGGCCCCCTGCTGCCCCACCCGTTCCCGTGACGGCCGCCGACGCGTTGGCCGCCGCCTACCGGCACGGGCCCGGCCGGGTGGTGGAGACCGGGCCCGCGCCGCGTCCCGGGCCGGCGTCGGGCCCGCGGACGCCGTTCGCGGCACTGGCCGCGCGGGGCCGGTTCGGGTCCGCGCTGACGCACCTGCTGACCGACGTGGTGACGCCGCTGCGGTGGGAGCCGTGGAACCAGTACAACGACCACCGCGGCCACCCCTCGGCGCGGGCCGCGTTCACCGTCGACGTCGTGCTGGCGGTGGGCTCCCGCCGTTGGCTGGTGGACCCGGTCCGGCGGGTCGTGGTCGGCGACGGCTCACCCGTGCCCGACGGGTTGGTGCGGCTGGAGCCGGTGCGCAGGCGCGACCGGCTGGCGGAGGGCTACGGCGAGTTCGGCGACGCGTTGACCGAGCTGGAGATGGGCCACGTGGCGGCGGCCCTGGTCGAGCACGCGTCCCGGCTGGGGTTGCGGGCGCACGCCGACGGCACGGCGGTGGTCGTGTCGTCGTGGCGGGAGAGCGGCCGGCCGGCGGGTCCGTCCCCGGTGCGCGGCTCCGGCTTCGGCCCCCGCGGCATCTCCGCCGACCCGCGCCCCCTGCCGGTGAGCGCCCTGCACGCGTTCGTCGCGGCGATCACGCACCCGCCCGAGGGCTCGCCGGTGCGCCACGACGTGCGGCACCGGCTGGCGGTGCGCAACGTCGAGGGCGTGGCCGACGGCTGGTACGAGCCGGCCGGCCTGCGACTGGTCGACGCCGGCGGGGCGCTGGACCAGGTGCGCGAGGTGTTCGGCCACCCGCCCGACACGATTGACGTGGGCGCGATGAACCTGGCGCTGGTCACCACCGGCGACCCGGCGGCGGCCGTGGCCGTGGACGGGCCCGACGGCTACCGGGCGCTGCTGCGGGCGGCGGGCGCGGCGGCTCAACACGCCTGCACCGCGGCGGCCGGCGCCGGGATGTTCTGCCGCCCGGCCCGCAGCACCGTCGACGGGGCGCTGGAGGCAGCCGTCCGGGCGCCCGCCTCGCACGTGCTGCTCTACCTGCTCCTGGCGGGCCGCCCGCGCGGCACCGGCTTCTCCTACGACCTGACGCCGTTGGAGGCCCGATGACCTGGACCGGTCTGCACGTGCGCTTGTCGTGGGCGGTCGAGCACGTGGACGCGTTCATCGCCGACGCGCTCGCGCCCGCGATGGCCGCGCACCGGGCGGACGGCGGGCTCGCCGACTGGTTCTACCTGCGGTACTGGCAGACCGGGCCGCACCTGCGGGTGCGGGTCAAGGACGCGCGGGTGGACCTGGCGGCGCAGCTGCGGGACCTGGTCGCGGCGGCGGACTTCCCTGTGGTGGAGCCGGATCCGGACGCGTTCTACACCTCGATCGGGGCCGCACCGGGCGCCTGGTTGCCGCACGGTGACGTCCGCCCGGCCGAGTACGAGCCGGAGGTGCGCCGCTACGGCGGTCCGGAACTGCTGCCGCTGGCCGAGGACGTGTTCTGCCGGAGCACCGAGGTCGCCGCGGCCGTGCTGCGCGTGGCGCGCACCCCGACCGCGAAGGTCAACGCGGCGGTGGAACTGGTGATGGCGACGACGCTCGCGATGAAGCTGGACCGGCTCGCCGCCTCGGCCTGGCTGCGGGCACTCGCCGCCGGGTGGCGGCAGGCCCGCGAGCCGTCCACGCCGCCGACCGTGGCGTCCCACTCCGCCGCACGCCGCCTGCACGAGGCGTGGGCGACGGGGCTGAGCGCCCGGTGGGACCGGTTGTCGACCGGCGCGACGGGCGTGGTGGCGTACTGGATGGCGCAGGTCCGGCCGGACGTGCCGCCGTACGTGTGGGCCTCGCAGCTGCACATGCTGCTCAACCGGCTGGGCATCGGCCCCGACGAGGAGCGCACCCTCTGCTGGCTGGTCGCCGCGACCGCCGCCGCGCCGGACGGCCTGGCGCCGTTCCACGAGGACGGCGTGACCGCTGCCGACCGCCGCTACCTGGAGGCCAGCAGGTTCGTCCCGGGCGTGGCCGCCCAGCTGCCGCGCGAGGACGCCGCGGCCGAGGCCCCGTCGCTCTGGCTGGGAACCGTCGACCTGCCGCCCGGCGACCCGCCCGCCGGCTCGCTGGTGGAGGCGTTGCGGTCACGGCGCACCGGGCGCGGCGCGGACCTGGGCGGTCCGCTCGACGCCGGGCGGCTGGCGACGCTGCTGTGGACGGCGCAGGGCGCGTTCGACGACGGTCACCGGCCCTACCCGAGCGCGGGCGCCCGGTACAGCGCGCGGCTGCGGCTGGTGGCGTTGGACGTGACGGGACTCGCGGCCGGGGTCTACGACGTCGACGAGGTGGGCCGGCGGCTGGTCGCCGTGGCGCCCGCGCCGTCCGCGGCGGAGCTGGCGGCGACTTCGATGTGGTTCGGCCCGGCGGACTCCGTGCCCGCCGGGGTGGAGGTGGCGGCGCTGCCCGCGTTGCTGGGGCTGTACGTCCGGTTCGGCGCGCTGCGCCGGACCTACGGGCTGCGTGCGGCGAGGCTCGCGTTCGCCGAAGCCGGGCACCTGGCGCAGAACCTGGCCCTGGTCGCCGCGTCGGCCGGGCTGTCGCTGGGCGTGCTCGGCGGGTTCTACGACGACCTCGCGCACGACGTGTTCGTCCTGGACGGCGTGGACGACACCTTGGTCTACTTGCTGCCGGTCGGTTCGCCCGCCGGGCCGGAAGTGTGACGCTGTGGGCATGGACATGCACACCGGTCGGCTGACGATCTCGCCGGAAGTGGTGCGGGGGCTGGTGGACGAGCAGTTCCCCGAGTGGCGGGGCCTGCCGGTGAGGGCCGTCGCCCCGGCGGGCACCGTCAACGCGGTCTTCCGGATCGGCGACCGGTTCGCGGCCCGCTTCCCGCTGGTGCCCGGGGACGTCGAGTCGGTGTGGCGCTGGTTGGCGTCGGAGGCGGCCGCGGCGCGCGAACTGCTGGGGCGCACGCGCTTCCCGACCCCCGAGCCGGTCGCGTCGGGCGAGCCCGGCCCCGGCTACCCGCTGCCGTGGTCGGTGCAGACCTGGCTGCCCGGCGCCGTGGCCACCGACGAGGACCCGGGCGGGTCCGTCGGGTTCGGGCACGACCTGGCCGAGTTCGTCGCCGGCGTGCGCACGATCGACACCCGCGGCCGGACGTTCGGCGGGGGAGGTCGGGGAGGCGATCTCCGCGACCACGACGAGTGGATGCGGACCTGCTTCTCGCGCAGCGGGAAGCTCTTGGACGTCGCCCCGCTGCGGCGGATGTGGCGCCACCTGCGCGACCTGCCACCCGCCGCGACCGGCGACGTGATGTGCCACGGCGACCTGATCCCCGGCAACGTGCTGGTGTCCGACGGGCGCCTGGCCGGGCTCCTCGACGTCGGCGGCCTGGGCCCGGCCGACCCGTCCCTGGACCTGGTGGGGGCCTGGCACCTGCTCGACAGCGGCCCCCGCCGGGCCTTCCGCGCCGACCTCGGGTGCGACGACCTGGAGTGGGAGCGCGGCAAGGCCTGGGCGTTCCAGCAGGCGATGGGCCTGGTCTGGTACTACGTCGACAGCAACCCGGCCATGAGCCGGATGGGCCGGCGCACCCTCGACCGCCTCGCCGCCGACGCGGCCCAGTCCCGCTGAGCGCCACCCCGAAAGCGGTGTCGGGCGGGGTCTGCCCGGGTTCGGTCGCCGTCGGCCCACCGCGCCCGGCCCAGCTCGACTCGCCCGCCCGGCGCGCGATGCCGCACGACCTCCCGCGGTGACCGGCCCACGGCCTGCGGCCGGTCGGTCTTTGCGCAGATCAGCGTCCATGTCGAAAGTTTTCGGCTCGGCGACCGGTCCGGCTGTGCTCCTGAGTGTCGCCATAACGCTTCGGCCTGCAAAAACACACCGTTGACATCGGTGCGGTGAGTTGCCACCATCCCCGAAAAGGATTTCGAACGGTGTCATCCCGAAGGGCGGTGGCCGCCGAACGCCCGACAGCCCGGCACCGCGTCGGGCGCGCCGGACTCCGCAGCCGCCGATCCGCGCAGCGCGCCCGGCCGCAAGACACGCACGACCCCCTTCGCGAGAGAGGACGCTCCCCAGTGGCCGAATCCGCCGAGTTCCCGTTCAACCGCCGCCTGTTCCTGCACGCCTCCATGGCCGGCGCCGGCGCCGCCGCCGTCGCCGGTGGAGGACTGCTGGGCCCGCAGGCGGCCGCCGCCGCGCCCAGGGCGGTACTGCCACCCCAGGCCGGTCCGGGTGGGACGGCGCCCGTGCGGCCGTTCCCGCTGCGCGACGTGCGGTTGGGCGCCGGTCTGCTGAGCGAGAAGCGGGACCGGGTGAAGGCGTTCCTGCGGGCTTACGACGAGAAGCGCTTCCTCGTGCTGTTCAACAACCAGGCGGGCAGGCCGAACCCGCCCGGTGTGGCCGTGCCGGGTGGCTGGGAGGACGGGGGGCTGCTCAGCGGCCACTGGGCCGGGCACTACCTGACCGCGCTCGCCCAGGCCTACGCCGACGGGGAAGAAGCCGTCTACAAGGACAAGCTGGACTGGATGGTCGCGGAGCTGGCCGCCTGCCAGGCGGCGATCACCGCGCGCATGGACTCGGCGCCGGGCGGCGGCGACGAGCCCGCGCCACCCATCGGTCGGGTGGCCGGCCGGTTCGGCAGCGGCCTGAGGCTCAACGGGCCGAGCAAGGCGCAGTACTGCACGCTGCCGCAGGAGACGATCAACCAGCTCACCGACTTCACCATCGCCACCTGGGTCAACCTCGCCTCGCCCACCGACTGGAGCAGGCTGTTCGACTTCGGCCAGAACAGCACCGTCAACATGTTCCTGACCCCGCGCGCGGGCGTCGCCGGGAACGTGCCGCGCTTCGCCATCACCACCGGCGGCTCGGGTGGTGAGCAGCGCATCGACGGCACCTCGGCGTTGCCCACCAACCAGTGGGTGCACCTCGCGGTGACGCTGGCGGGCACGACCGGCGTCCTCCACGTCGACGGCAGGCCGGTCGGCCGCAACGCGAACATGACGCTCAACCCGTCGCACCTGGGCAACCCCGGGAACCGGTGGATCGGGCGATCGCAGTACGGCGACCCCTACCTGGACGCGACGGTCGACGAGTTCCACGTCTTCGACCGGGCGCTGACCGAGGACGAGCTGCGGTCCCTGGCGGACTCCCCGGCCGGGACCACGGGCGGCGGCAGCATCGCGTGGTACCGGTTCGACGAGACCGGCGGCACGACCCTGGAAGACGCCTCGCCGAACAACCGCGACGCCGGCGTCGTGGCCGCCACCTCCGAGGGGACCGCGGACTGGGTCCCGACCTTCCCCGGTTACCTCGGCGCGATCCCGGAGGACGCGGTGCTGCGCCTCGGGCCGCCGCGCTGGGCGGTCTACGGCGGCAACGCCCGGACGAACACGTGGGCGCCCTGGTACACGCAGCACAAGATCATGCGCGGCCTGCTCGACGCGCACTACCACGCCGACAACGCCCAAGCCCTCGACGTCGTCACGAAGATGGCCGACTGGGCGCACCTCGCGTTGACCGTCGGCGACAAGAACCACCCGGACTACGAAGGCCCGCTGACCCGCGACGACCTCAACTACATGTGGGACCTCTACATCGGCGGCGAGTTCGGCGGCGCGAACGAGGTGTTCCCGGAGATCGGGCACCTCACCGGCGACCCGAAGCACCTGGTGACCGCCAAGTGCTTCGACAACCGCGAGTCGCTGTTCGACGCGTGCGTGCAGGACCGGGACATCCTCGTCGTCACCCCGCGGGACCGCCCCGGCCGCCGCCGCCCCGAGCGGCTGCACGCCAACACCCACCTGCCGCAGTTCATCGGCTACCTCAGCGTCTACGAGCGGGGCGGCGGCCAGGAGTACTTCACCGCCGCGAAGAACTTCTTCGGCATGGCCGTTCCGCACCGCATGTTCGCCCACGGCGGCGTCGGCGGGAACTACCCCGGTTCCAACAACAACCTGGAGCTGTTCCAGAACCGGGGCAACGTCGCCAACGCCGTCGCCACGAGCGGCGCGGAGACCTGCACGACGTACAACCTCCTCAAGCTGTCCCGCAACCTGTTCCTGCACGAGCACGACCCGGCCTACATGGACTACTACGAGCGCGGTCTGCTCAACATGATCGCCGGGTCGCGGGCCGACACCACGCGGACCACCGACCCGCAGGTGACCTACTTCCAGCCGGTCGGGCCGGGCGCCACGCGCAGCTACGGCAACACCGGGACGTGCTGCGGCGGCACCGGCCTGGAGAACCACACGAAGTACCAGGAGACGGTGTTCTTCCGCTCCTCGGACGACAGCGCGCTGTGGGTCAACCTGTACGCGCCCGCCACGCTCGACTGGGCCGAGAAGGGCTTCACCGTCACGCAGCGGACCACCTTCCCGCGCGAGGACCGCACGACGCTCACGATCGACGGCGTCGGCAGGCTGGACCTCGAGCTGCGGGTGCCCGCCTGGGCCCGGCGCGGGTTCACCGTCACCGTCAACGGGTGGCGGCAGGACCTCGACGCGCGGCCGGGCACCTACGTGACGCTGAGCCGCGAGTGGCAGCGCGGTGACGTGGTGGAGATCCGGATGCCGTTCAGCGTCCGGATCGAGCGGGCCCTCGACCGCCCCGACACCCAGGCGGTGTTCTGGGGCCCGGTGCTGCTGCAGATCATGGGCGACCCGGGTGGCGGTGCGTTCCGGGAGCTGTCGCTGTACCGGCACCTCAAGCGGGACGGCGACTACGGCCGCGCGGCGATCAAGGCGGGCGCGGCCACGGCGGGCGGCGACCCGACGTTCACCACGGGCGGGCTCGCGCTGCGGCCGTACTACATCAGCGACGAGCAGCCCGCGTCGTCGTACTTCCGCCGGGTGGAGCCGACGGTGGTGTTCGGCTCCATCGACACCGGCGTGCCCAATCGCAAGCGCGACGACGGCCTGCCGCACTACGACGTCCCGGTCGAGGGCATCACCTCGCCGGGAGCCGACGGCCCGACGTTCCTGGACCTGCTCTGGGACCAGGCGCCGTTCGCCGACCACGGCCGGTTCGTCGCCGCGGCCACCGCGCTCGCCGACGCCTTCGTCACCGCGGGCACGTTCACCGGGACCGAGCGGGACGTGGTCGTGGCCAAGGCGGCCTCCGCCGCCCGCGAGCTGTCGACCACCCGCTTCGACGTCCGCGTCGAGGCGGGCACCCGGCGCATCGGCGCCAACGCGTACGTCTTCGTCACCGCGGTCAACACCGGCGAGGTGCCCCTCACCGCCGAGATCACGACGGCGTACGGGTCGCGGACGGTCGCGGACGTCGCCCCGGGCAAGTCGGCCTACCAGTCCTTCAACACCCGGGCCGAGTCGGTCGCCGCGGGCTCCGTCACCGTCAAGGCGACGGGCAGCGTCGACGGCGAGGCGGTGACGGAGGAGTTCACGGCGACCTACGCCTGAGCTGCCGCCGGAACCGAGGGACCCGAAGCACCCCGAGCCGGACACCTTTCCCGACAGTCACCGAAGACAGTCGACACACCAGGAGAGCAACCCATGATCAGGACGCGAACGCGCGGCCGACAACGGCGTCTCGTCGCCGTCGCAGCGGCCATCGTCACCACGGCCGCGCTCACCGCCTGCGGCGGTGCGGACAACGGACCCGCGAGCGAGATCTCGGCGGGCGGTGTCGAGGGGGTCGACGACGGCGCCACGCTGACCCTGTGGACCCGGGCTCCGCTGGAGTTCCAGGCCAACCTGCTGGTCGAGGCCTACAACAAGACGCACAAGAACAAGGTCGAGCTGACCATCACCCCGAACGACGACTACGTCTCCCGCGTCGGCGCCGCCGCGGGCAGCGGCGACCTGCCGGACCTGTTCGCCGCCGACATCGTCTACGTCCCGAACTGGACCGAGGCGGGGCTGTTCTCCGACGTCACCGAGCAGATCAAGCAGCTGCCGCACGCCGACAAGATCAACAAGGGGCACCTCGGCGCGGGCACCCGCGACGGCAAGCAGCACGTCCTGCCGTTCGTGCTCGACCTGTCGGTGATGTTCTGGAACAAGGCGCTCTACCAGGAGGCCGGGCTCGACCCGGAGAAGGGCCCCGCGACGCTCGCGGAGTTCGCGGAGCACGCCAAGGCCGTGCAGCGGTTGGACAGGGAAGGCGTCTACGGCACCTCCTTCGGCGGCAACTGCGGCGGCTGCAACGTCTTCACCTGGTTCCCCACGATGTGGGCCTCCGGTGACGACCCGCTGCTCGACGGCGGCGCCAAGAGCGGCCTGGACAGCCCGTCGGCCAAGCAGCTCTACGGCACCTGGCGCGACCTGTGGGCCGCCGGCGCGGTCGACCCGGCCAGCCGGGACGAGACGGGCGCCACCTGGGTGGCGGCGTTCCAGCAGGGCAAGATCGGGGTGATGCCGTACCCGGCGACCCTGCTGGCCACGGCGGACAAGACCGTCGACGTGGGCGTGGCGCCGATCCCCGGCGTCGACGGCGGCGGCTCCACCTTCCTCGGTGGCGACGGGATCGGCATCTCCAAGGACTCCAAGAAGGCCGCGCAGGCGTGGAACTTCCTGTCCTGGCTGATGTCCGAGGAGGCGCAGGTCGGCGTCCTGGCGGCCAACAACAGCTCGGTCGCGCGGTCCGACCTCGCCGACAACGAGCACACCCGCGACGACCCCCGTCTGCTGGCCATCAACGAGGTCGCCGCGGCCGCGGACAGCCGGACGCCGACGGCGGTGAACTTCCAGCAGGCGTTCAACGCCGCCGGCAGCCCCTGGGTGACGCTGCTGCGCAACCAGGTGTTCGGGGACGCGGGCAGCCTGGCGGCGGACAACGCCGCGGTCTCGGAGGCGCTGGGCCAGTAGGCCGAGCACGTGGCGCCTGACCCGGCAGGCGCCCCTCCCGCCGTCCCCACAGAGTCGAGGATGCGATGCCCACCTCCCTCAATCAAGTGCCCACCCGTCCACCGGACCAGATCGCGCCCGCGCCGGCGCGCCGCCGTTCCGCCAAGTCCCGCCGGCGGTTGACCGGCTGGGCCTACGCCGCGCCGACCGCGCTGTTCGTGACCCTGTTCTTCGCCGTGCCCGTCCTGCTCGTCGGGCAGATGTCGATCTCGGACTGGGGCCTGTTCGCGGGCAACCGGGGGGTCAACCTCCCGGAGAACTTCGTCGACGCCGTCGACCTGCGGCTGTTCTGGCCCGCGGTCCGGTTCACCGTGAAGTACACGCTGATCACGACCGTCATCCTGATCGGGCTGTCGCTGGGCCTGGCGCTGCTGGTGCAGGAGTCGACCCGGTGGACGGGCTTCCTGCGCACGGCGGTGCTGGTGCCCAGCGCGCTGGGCCTGGCCTCCGCGTCGCTGCTGTTCTACGCGCTCTACTCGCCGCAGAGCGGCCCGTTCGGCGAGGTGCTGCGCGACGTCGGGCCGGCCGACGGGCCGATCTCGTTCCTGGGCACCCCCGACGCCGCGCTGTGGTCGACGGTCGGCCTGATCGTCTGGCGCTTCGCCGGTTTCTACATGCTGCTGCTGCTCGTGGCGCTGCAGGGCATCTCCACCGACCTCTACGAGGCCGCCGAGCTGGACGGGTGCAACCGGTGGCAGCGGTTCACCAGGATCACGCTGCCGCTGCTGCGGTCGTCGCTGGCGATGTGCACGATCCTGTGCGTCACCGGGTCGCTGCTGGCGTTCGACCAGTTCTACATCCTCACCAAGGGCGGACCGGAGAACGGCACGATGACCATCGTCCAGCTGATCTACAACGCGGCCTTCCAGGGCGGCAACGACCTCGGGCTCGCCGCCGCCCTGTCGATCATCGTGCTGGCCGCGCTGCTGGTGGTCAACCTCGGGCAGTTCCGCTGGCTGCGGGGGAGGGACGCCTGATGGCCACCACGCTCGACACCCGCCCGGTCCGGCCGGCGCGCGACGGCCGGGGCACCTCGCTGCCCGGCTTCGTCGTGCGCACGCCGTACTACGTCCTGACGGGCGCTCTGGCCCTGCTGTTCCTGTTCCCGATGGTGTGGGCGGCGGTCGCGTCGGTGGCACCGCAGGCGGGCACGGCGCAGACCGACGGCTGGGGCTTCGCCAACTACGGCACGCTCGTGGACTACCAGGCGGGGATCTGGCAGTACCTGCTCAACAGCGCGATCGTCTCCGGGCTCACGGTGCTCTTCACGGTCACCATCTCCCTGCTGGGCGGCTTCGCGTTCGCCCGGTTCGACTTCCCCGGCAAGAACCTGCTGTTCCTGGTGACGCTGGCGATCCTCATGGTCCCCTACGCCACCCTGCTCATCCCGCTCTACGTGCTGCTCAACCGGTTGGGGTTGCAGAACTCGCTGGTCGGCCTGGCGCTGGTGCTGACGATGTTCCAGCTGCCGTTCGCCACGTTCATGATGCGCGTCTCCTTCGAGGCGCTGCCCAAGGAACTGGAGGAGGCCGCGTTCGTCGACGGCTGCGGCACCTTCGCGGCCCTGCGGCGCGTGCTGCTGCCCGCCGTGCGACCGGGGCTGGTGACGGTCGCCCTGTTCGCCTTCCTGGCGGCGTGGAACGACTTCATCACCCCGCTGGTGCTGATCAGCGACTCGGACAAGGTGCCGCTGCCGCTGGCGGTCGCCAACCTCCGCCAGCAGGTGATGGGCGTCATCGACTACGGCGCCACCGAGGCGGGCGTGGTCGTGCTGGCCGTGCCCTGCGTCTTCCTCTTCCTGGTCCTCCAGCGGCAGTACGTCCGCGGGTTCATGTCCGGCGCGTTCAAAGGCTGATGATGACTTCTGAGACCGTTGGCCTCGACGAGGCGCACATGCAGGACACCGGGGCGCACGAGCCCCCGGCGCACGGCACCCCGACCCGGGGCCGCCCGGTGGTCCCGAGCCGCGCGCGGCTGAGGCCGCTCGGCACCCGGGACGTCCGGCTCACCGGCGGGCACTGGGGCGAGTTCCAGGAGCGCAACCGGCGGGCGGTCCTGCCGCACGTCGAGCACTGGGTGGAGCGGACCGGGTGGCTGGGCAACTTCGACGCCGCCCGCGCGGGCCGGCTGCCCGCCGACCGGCGCGGCCGCGAGTTCTCCGACAGCGAGGTCTACAAGCTGCTGGAGGCGATGGCCTGGGAGCTGGGCCGCGAGCCGGACCCGGAGCTGGAGGACCGGTTCCACGAGATCGTGGCCAGGGTCGCCGCCGCGCAGGAACCCGACGGCTACCTCAACACGAAGTTCGGCAGACCCGGCCAGGGGCCGCGGTGGTCGGA
It contains:
- a CDS encoding carbohydrate ABC transporter permease; translation: MPTSLNQVPTRPPDQIAPAPARRRSAKSRRRLTGWAYAAPTALFVTLFFAVPVLLVGQMSISDWGLFAGNRGVNLPENFVDAVDLRLFWPAVRFTVKYTLITTVILIGLSLGLALLVQESTRWTGFLRTAVLVPSALGLASASLLFYALYSPQSGPFGEVLRDVGPADGPISFLGTPDAALWSTVGLIVWRFAGFYMLLLLVALQGISTDLYEAAELDGCNRWQRFTRITLPLLRSSLAMCTILCVTGSLLAFDQFYILTKGGPENGTMTIVQLIYNAAFQGGNDLGLAAALSIIVLAALLVVNLGQFRWLRGRDA
- a CDS encoding carbohydrate ABC transporter permease, which translates into the protein MATTLDTRPVRPARDGRGTSLPGFVVRTPYYVLTGALALLFLFPMVWAAVASVAPQAGTAQTDGWGFANYGTLVDYQAGIWQYLLNSAIVSGLTVLFTVTISLLGGFAFARFDFPGKNLLFLVTLAILMVPYATLLIPLYVLLNRLGLQNSLVGLALVLTMFQLPFATFMMRVSFEALPKELEEAAFVDGCGTFAALRRVLLPAVRPGLVTVALFAFLAAWNDFITPLVLISDSDKVPLPLAVANLRQQVMGVIDYGATEAGVVVLAVPCVFLFLVLQRQYVRGFMSGAFKG